The proteins below come from a single Garra rufa chromosome 3, GarRuf1.0, whole genome shotgun sequence genomic window:
- the LOC141331394 gene encoding serum amyloid A-5 protein-like, giving the protein MKLILAVLVLVLLDETQAQWYKFPGQAVGGAKDMRRAYQDMKEANWKNSDKYFHARGNYDAAQRGPGGKWAAEVISNAREAVQGLSRHGNSDAAADQEANRWGRNGGDPNRYRPKGLPEKY; this is encoded by the exons ATGAAGCTTATTCTTGCTGTGCTGGTTCTGGTTTTGCTGGATGAGACCCAAGCACAATGGTACAAATTTCCAGGACAAGCCGTTGGAG GTGCAAAGGACATGAGGCGTGCTTACCAGGATATGAAGGAGGCCAACTGGAAAAACTCAGACAAGTATTTCCATGCACGCGGGAACTATGATGCTGCACAAAGGGGCCCCGGTGGCAAATGGGCAGCTGAAGTGATCAG TAATGCAAGAGAGGCTGTGCAGGGACTCTCTCGACACGGTAATTCTGATGCTGCAGCTGACCAGGAAGCCAATCGCTGGGGGCGTAACGGTGGTGACCCCAACCGCTACAGACCCAAAGGACTTCCTGAAAAGTACTGA
- the LOC141332260 gene encoding serum amyloid A-5 protein-like, giving the protein MKLILAVLVLVLLVETQAQWYRYPGQAVRGSQDMLRAYQDMRKANWKNSDKYFHARGNYDAAKRGPGGKWAARVISDAREAVQGLSRRGNSDAAADQAANRWGRNGGDPNRYRPKGLPKKY; this is encoded by the exons ATGAAGCTTATTCTTGCTGTGCTGGTGCTGGTTTTGCTGGTTGAGACTCAAGCGCAATGGTACCGCTATCCAGGACAAGCTGTTCGAG GTTCACAGGACATGTTGCGTGCTTACCAGGATATGAGGAAGGCCAACTGGAAAAACTCAGACAAGTATTTCCATGCACGAGGGAACTATGATGCTGCAAAAAGGGGCCCCGGAGGCAAATGGGCAGCCAGAGTGATCAG TGATGCAAGAGAGGCTGTGCAGGGACTCTCTCGCCGCGGTAATTCTGATGCTGCAGCTGACCAGGCCGCTAATCGCTGGGGGCGTAACGGTGGTGACCCCAACCGCTACAGACCCAAAGGACTTCCCAAAAAGTACTGA
- the LOC141331393 gene encoding serum amyloid A-5 protein-like: MKLILAVLVLVVLVETQAQWYNFPGQAFDGAKDMLQAYNDLKEANWINSDKYFHARGNHDAANRGPGGRWAAEVISDAREAAQAVQERFSKGLAEGFLKDFGNSGRGNADSAADQEANRWGRNGGDPNRYRPKGLPEKY; this comes from the exons ATGAAGCTTATCCTTGCTGTGCTGGTGCTGGTTGTTCTGGTTGAGACCCAAGCGCAATGGTACAACTTTCCAGGACAAGCCTTTGATG GTGCAAAGGACATGTTGCAGGCTTATAATGATCTGAAGGAGGCCAACTGGATAAACTCAGACAAGTATTTCCATGCACGCGGGAACCATGATGCTGCAAATAGGGGCCCTGGAGGCAGATGGGCAGCTGAAGTGATCAG TGATGCAAGAGAGGCTGCGCAGGCAGTGCAAGAGCGATTCAGTAAGGGATTGGCTGAGGGATTCCTTAAAGATTTCGGTAATTCAGGCCGCGGTAATGCGGATTCTGCAGCTGACCAGGAAGCCAATCGCTGGGGGCGTAACGGTGGTGACCCCAACCGCTACAGACCCAAAGGACTTCCTGAAAAGTACTGA